From a region of the Rhizophagus irregularis chromosome 3, complete sequence genome:
- a CDS encoding NADH dehydrogenase Fe-S protein subunit 7 ndufs7, with amino-acid sequence MSIFRNSSFFSAATRPFLKTKEAFRFNLIRGFVTESNGAITSNPSKPLDNIQKKSTPGDFALAKPSNTAEYVLSTIDQVVNWSRQGSIWPMTFGLACCAVEMMHMAAARYDQDRIGIVFRASPRQSDVMIVAGTLTNKMAPPLRKVYDQMPEPRWVISMGSCANGGGYYHYSYSVVRGCDRIVPVDIYVPGCPPTAEALMYGVLQLQKKMRRSRTTQLWYRK; translated from the exons ATGTCAATTTTTCgaaattcatctttttttagtgcag CTACGCGACCATTTCTAAAGACAAAGGAAG ctTTTAGATTTAATCTAATTCGTGGGTTCGTCACAGAAAGCAATGGAGCAATTACTTCAAACCCTTCAAAGCCTCTtgataatatacaaaaaaaatcaacgcCTGGAGATTTTGCTTTAGCCAAGCCTTCTAATACTGCAG AATATGTACTTTCTACCATAGACCAAGTTGTAAATTGGTCTCGTCAGGGCTCGATTTGGCCTAtg ACTTTTGGTTTAGCGTGTTGTGCAG TTGAAATGATGCACATGGCAGCAGCTAGATATGACCAAGATCGCATTGGAATTGTATTTCGTGCATCTCCTCGTCAGTCCGATGTTATGATTGTAGCAGGTacattaactaataaaatggCTCCTCCATTAAGAAAAGTTTATGATCAG ATGCCTGAACCTCGATGGGTAATTTCTATGGGTTCTTGCGCAAATGGTGGAGgatattatcattattccTATAGTGTTGTTAGAGG ATGTGACCGAATTGTTCCCGTAGACATTTATGTTCCCGGATGCCCTCCGACAGCAGAGGCGCTAATGTATGGTGTATTACAACTGCAGAAGAAAATGAGGCGCTCTAGG ACTACTCAACTTTGGTATCGTAAGTAA